From Ignisphaera aggregans DSM 17230, the proteins below share one genomic window:
- a CDS encoding transport system permease protein (COGs: COG0609 ABC-type Fe3+-siderophore transport system permease component~InterPro IPR000522~KEGG: pfu:PF0910 iron (III) ABC transporter, permease protein~PFAM: transport system permease protein~SPTR: Q8U2C9 Iron (III) ABC transporter, permease protein~PFAM: FecCD transport family) gives MAISLRRSTIKRFLISIIFTSILLFISVLISFSIGSSGLSPIKVFLNIVGIERDEYVSKIVSLRVVRTCAAMLTGSLLGLSGLLMQTVTRNPLADPYILGLASTALTFEAIAILLNPSTLASRYMLIAIAFIGALTGYGITYSLSRIAGGTTLALVLAGIAVASLFSGVSHILLYILNALNRLPAPWYYLSMGSVVPVLGSEIIYLIIPLIVGFIVSLLLFKPLNLYIYGDSYVAQYGYKPSFVMSITTVIASLLTASATAIVGVVGFLGLAVPHIVRFFVGSDHRFTIPLTVIVGGIVALLSDVCVRLVAIYVKGLGELPLGIITSIIGAPFLAYLIVVRVRR, from the coding sequence ATGGCGATATCTCTACGTAGATCTACAATAAAACGTTTTTTAATATCAATTATATTCACATCTATACTTCTATTTATATCAGTGCTAATCTCATTCTCCATAGGATCCTCAGGGCTTAGCCCTATAAAGGTCTTCCTCAATATTGTGGGTATCGAGAGAGACGAATATGTTTCAAAGATAGTTAGCCTCAGGGTTGTAAGGACATGTGCAGCTATGCTTACAGGTTCTCTCCTAGGGCTTTCAGGACTTTTGATGCAGACTGTTACTAGAAATCCTCTGGCAGATCCATATATCCTTGGACTTGCCTCTACAGCACTAACATTTGAGGCTATTGCAATTCTTCTAAATCCTTCTACACTCGCTTCAAGATATATGCTCATAGCTATAGCTTTTATAGGTGCTCTTACTGGATACGGAATTACATATTCACTGAGTAGAATTGCTGGGGGTACTACTCTTGCACTCGTTCTAGCGGGTATTGCTGTAGCCTCTCTATTCTCAGGAGTCTCACACATACTTCTCTATATTCTAAATGCTCTCAATAGACTTCCTGCACCTTGGTACTATCTCTCAATGGGCTCTGTAGTCCCTGTACTTGGATCAGAAATCATATATCTTATCATACCGCTTATAGTAGGCTTCATAGTCTCGCTACTTCTCTTTAAACCCCTCAATCTCTATATCTATGGAGATTCATATGTAGCTCAATATGGCTATAAACCATCGTTTGTAATGAGTATTACAACAGTTATCGCTAGTCTTTTAACAGCCTCGGCAACAGCTATAGTCGGAGTTGTTGGTTTTCTAGGGCTTGCAGTACCCCATATAGTTAGATTCTTTGTTGGTTCTGACCACAGATTTACAATACCCTTGACAGTTATTGTTGGTGGTATAGTGGCACTGCTTTCAGATGTATGTGTAAGGCTTGTAGCGATATATGTTAAGGGTCTTGGCGAACTACCCCTAGGTATTATTACAAGTATTATTGGCGCTCCTTTTCTAGCATATCTAATTGTTGTGAGGGTTAGGAGATGA
- a CDS encoding hypothetical protein (KEGG: pcl:Pcal_0266 CRISPR-associated Csa3 family protein~SPTR: A3MST6 CRISPR-associated HTH regulatory protein, Csa3 family~PFAM: Sugar-specific transcriptional regulator TrmB~TIGRFAM: CRISPR locus-related DNA-binding protein): MSCIVVSFGWSWEFVSRAIVFRGGLKHGDRVILVVSRARGDYEVKRFRDALYGVERFVEGLGIDFDECVRICEVDVYGDDFLGVVENVSSCIASVLRDCNSLEVYLLGGMRILVLATLFSIDIIRSIVSIDTTVFSGPEDASRVIEIPKHLYRVYSRYTEKQLEVLARLLELGEASIDLLTDNRSIDTVRKTLNRLVRKGLVEKLLQGRRTIYRLTGYGRIIARIYKVYRYGQ; the protein is encoded by the coding sequence ATGAGTTGTATTGTTGTTAGTTTTGGTTGGAGTTGGGAGTTTGTTTCTAGGGCTATTGTTTTTCGTGGTGGTCTTAAGCATGGTGATAGGGTTATACTTGTTGTTTCTAGGGCTAGGGGTGATTATGAGGTTAAGCGTTTTAGGGATGCTTTATATGGTGTTGAGAGATTTGTTGAGGGTCTTGGTATAGATTTTGATGAGTGTGTAAGGATTTGTGAGGTTGATGTATATGGAGATGATTTTCTTGGTGTTGTAGAGAATGTTTCTAGCTGTATAGCGAGTGTTTTAAGGGATTGTAACTCTCTTGAGGTCTATCTACTAGGTGGTATGAGGATACTTGTGCTTGCAACTCTCTTCTCTATAGACATCATAAGAAGTATTGTCTCTATAGATACAACAGTTTTTAGTGGACCTGAAGATGCATCTAGAGTTATAGAGATTCCGAAACATCTATATAGAGTATATAGTAGATATACAGAGAAACAGCTAGAGGTATTGGCAAGGCTATTAGAGCTAGGGGAAGCATCTATAGATCTATTAACAGATAATAGAAGTATAGATACAGTGAGAAAGACATTGAATAGATTAGTGAGAAAGGGATTGGTAGAAAAATTGTTGCAGGGAAGGAGGACGATATATAGATTGACAGGCTATGGCAGAATAATTGCAAGGATATATAAGGTATATAGATATGGACAGTGA
- a CDS encoding Radical SAM domain protein (COGs: COG1180 Pyruvate-formate lyase-activating enzyme~InterPro IPR007197~KEGG: pis:Pisl_1463 radical SAM domain-containing protein~PFAM: Radical SAM domain protein~SPTR: A1RUI7 Radical SAM domain protein~PFAM: Radical SAM superfamily) → MKTSIYHITFFDANKSLYIQFHNCNFRCLGCIRRLGIWDSHLSREIRDILMSFYRDVESVYLSIDALRSIALYTKDFLDARIAILGGGEPTADKMFREVVEILNGIDMEIRVLTNGYNLDRYIDILGDVDAYIVLSIKSIDRDKHLFYTGRDLDTILKNFVEVYRRGLRISIETIDIPGFNDPSDIEKLAMYISSIDPSIELIIDSYIPVPQTPWGRPSETEMLEAGKRARKYLKNVYLRGLEISKPIGNILLIHPPLPLKVSPCNK, encoded by the coding sequence ATGAAGACATCTATATACCACATAACGTTTTTTGATGCCAATAAATCCCTCTATATACAGTTCCACAACTGTAACTTTAGGTGCCTGGGGTGTATAAGGAGGCTTGGTATATGGGATTCACATCTATCTAGAGAGATCAGAGATATTTTAATGAGTTTCTATAGAGATGTAGAAAGTGTATATCTATCTATAGATGCTCTGAGAAGTATAGCTCTATACACAAAGGATTTTCTAGATGCAAGAATTGCTATCCTTGGTGGTGGAGAGCCAACAGCAGATAAAATGTTTAGAGAGGTTGTAGAGATTCTCAATGGTATCGATATGGAGATAAGGGTTTTGACAAATGGATACAACTTGGATAGATATATAGATATTCTAGGAGATGTTGATGCATATATAGTTCTAAGTATAAAGAGTATAGATAGAGATAAACACTTGTTCTATACAGGTAGAGATCTTGATACAATTCTCAAGAACTTTGTAGAGGTATATAGAAGAGGTCTAAGGATATCTATAGAGACTATAGATATACCTGGATTCAATGATCCTAGCGATATAGAGAAACTGGCTATGTATATATCATCTATAGATCCATCGATAGAGCTTATAATAGATAGCTATATACCTGTACCACAAACCCCATGGGGAAGACCATCAGAGACAGAGATGCTTGAGGCAGGGAAGAGAGCAAGGAAATATCTCAAAAATGTCTATCTAAGAGGACTAGAGATATCTAAGCCAATTGGAAATATACTACTTATACATCCACCACTACCACTAAAAGTATCCCCATGCAATAAATAG
- a CDS encoding conserved hypothetical protein (KEGG: cma:Cmaq_1997 hypothetical protein~SPTR: A8MC28 Putative uncharacterized protein) — protein sequence MSLPQFTPEFIASLASLASVVISISSLAYWLGKKFDEIDARFREIDRRFVEVEERLNRRIDEVERRLSERIDRVGLMVRRLGDAFIGYQEFFVRYLVSEGVLKSSAADMVLTEARNLVKLAVGNPFTKEEWKRLKELLDKSEKEKSLPLEEAYELLNLARKAVREYGEYPEAWKLHIYASIMVGLAYRKLREQEKKEEEKQTTQH from the coding sequence ATGTCGCTACCCCAATTCACACCCGAATTCATAGCTTCGCTAGCTTCTCTAGCGTCTGTAGTTATCTCTATCTCCTCTCTTGCTTATTGGCTTGGTAAAAAGTTTGATGAGATTGATGCCAGGTTTAGAGAAATTGATAGAAGATTTGTTGAGGTTGAGGAGAGACTGAATAGGAGGATTGATGAGGTTGAGAGGAGGCTTAGTGAGAGAATTGATAGAGTTGGACTAATGGTTAGGAGGTTGGGTGATGCATTTATAGGCTATCAAGAGTTTTTTGTAAGGTATCTCGTTTCTGAGGGTGTGTTGAAGTCTTCTGCAGCTGATATGGTTCTTACAGAGGCTAGAAATCTTGTTAAGCTAGCTGTAGGTAATCCATTTACTAAGGAGGAGTGGAAGAGACTGAAGGAGCTTCTAGACAAAAGCGAGAAGGAGAAGAGTCTACCACTTGAAGAAGCATACGAGTTACTGAATCTAGCTAGAAAAGCTGTTAGAGAGTATGGAGAGTATCCAGAGGCATGGAAGCTACACATATATGCATCTATAATGGTTGGACTAGCATATAGAAAGCTTAGGGAACAGGAAAAGAAAGAGGAGGAGAAACAAACCACTCAGCACTAG
- a CDS encoding ABC transporter related (COGs: COG1120 ABC-type cobalamin/Fe3+-siderophores transport systems ATPase components~InterPro IPR003439:IPR003593:IPR017871~KEGG: dau:Daud_1214 ABC transporter related~PFAM: ABC transporter related~SMART: AAA ATPase~SPTR: B1I3T9 ABC transporter related~PFAM: ABC transporter) has translation MRIRIRDIEFYYNSTKILDGITLEVGEGENLYIIGPNGAGKTTLLKVIARVLEPLKGVVYIDGKDYRLYNPRELAKMISYVDPHVDRSIPSTVYHFLLTARYPHQKSLQIVESEDDVVAIDRVAKAFGIDHLLDRRLDQLSSGELQRVVIARAFVQEPEIVLLDEPSAFLDIRYRMEVLEYVKRFISSSNRVAIVAIHDLYLASLYADRIAVLSNGRIVAVGTPEEVFSSRVIEDVYGVKIELIQINGRYIPIPVETR, from the coding sequence ATGAGGATAAGGATAAGAGATATAGAGTTCTACTACAACTCTACAAAGATCCTAGATGGGATAACTCTTGAGGTTGGAGAGGGCGAGAATCTCTATATCATAGGTCCTAATGGTGCTGGTAAGACAACACTTCTAAAGGTTATAGCAAGAGTTTTAGAGCCTTTGAAAGGTGTTGTATATATCGATGGAAAGGACTATAGGCTTTATAACCCTAGGGAGTTGGCAAAGATGATAAGCTATGTTGATCCACATGTAGATAGATCTATACCATCGACAGTATACCACTTCTTGCTAACAGCTAGATACCCCCACCAAAAATCTCTCCAAATCGTTGAGAGTGAGGATGATGTTGTAGCAATAGATAGAGTTGCAAAGGCTTTTGGCATCGATCATCTACTGGATAGAAGACTCGATCAGCTTAGTAGTGGAGAGCTTCAGAGAGTTGTTATCGCAAGAGCCTTTGTCCAAGAGCCAGAGATAGTATTGTTGGATGAGCCATCAGCATTTCTAGATATTAGATATAGGATGGAGGTTCTAGAATATGTCAAGAGATTTATATCTAGCAGCAATAGAGTTGCTATAGTAGCTATACACGATCTCTACCTAGCCTCCCTCTATGCCGATCGCATAGCTGTTTTAAGCAATGGTAGAATAGTTGCTGTTGGAACCCCCGAAGAAGTTTTCTCAAGCAGGGTTATAGAAGATGTATATGGTGTTAAGATAGAGCTTATACAGATAAACGGAAGGTATATACCTATACCAGTGGAGACCAGATGA